Genomic DNA from Candidatus Binataceae bacterium:
CTACGAGATTCGCCTGGCGGCGGAAGGAGTTGATCCGGAAAAGATCCAGGTGGAAACTCTCGGACGCCGGCTGACGGTGAGTGCCTCTGCGGGAGCGCACCGCAACCTGGTAAGAGCTTTTACCTTTGCCGAGAATGTCGACGCGGAAGCAGCGTCCGCGCGATGGTTAACCGGTCGGCTGACGATCACTCTACCCAAACAAAAGGCTCGCCGCATCTATCTCAAGGATTCCTGACCGGCCCCACCTGGGAGTGCCGGAACTTCGATGGACACTGAATCAACTGGCTCCAAGACTGCCCGTGAATTGAAGGCTGCGGCACCCACCGTGGAGCTTAAAGCCTCGGATCTCCGTGGGCGTGCTCCGGTCGCCGCCGACGAATTGGTCCGCGCCGCGGAGTCGCTCGAAGCAAGCGAGCTACTGGG
This window encodes:
- a CDS encoding Hsp20/alpha crystallin family protein, with protein sequence MGAMRKQSDQLFSEFERSIDEFFDELLIDRWQCGAGEQFADAEIVDYADRYEIRLAAEGVDPEKIQVETLGRRLTVSASAGAHRNLVRAFTFAENVDAEAASARWLTGRLTITLPKQKARRIYLKDS